A window of Shewanella mesophila contains these coding sequences:
- the astB gene encoding N-succinylarginine dihydrolase — protein MKHYEANFDGLVGPTHNYAGLSYGNVASLSNASAISNPKAAAKQGLKKAKALANMGMVQGMLAPQERPDLHTLRRIGFSGTDAEVLSKAAKQAPAVLRACCSASSMWTANAATVSPSADTHDGKIHFTPANLVDKLHRSIEPTTTGNILAATFNNSRYFSHHQHLPEHASFGDEGAANHTRLCSEYGHAGLELFVYGQEATNPSAPKPKKYPARQTLEASQAIARLHQLDDESSVFIQQNPDVIDQGVFHNDVIAVGNQNVLFYHEQAFINTQEKFAEIQRKFNGQTLHFIEVPTAKVGIQDAVKSYLFNTQIITLPNGEMAIIAPTNCQENEAVFAYLNEVVTLGTPIKHVHYFDVKQSMQNGGGPACLRLRVAMNEMEVAAVNQHTLMNDALFERLNLWVEKHYRDKLAVDDLADPQLIIESRTALDELTQIMKLGSVYQFQK, from the coding sequence ATGAAGCATTACGAAGCGAATTTTGATGGACTTGTCGGCCCGACCCATAATTATGCAGGACTGTCATATGGTAATGTTGCTTCCCTAAGCAATGCCAGCGCAATTTCAAACCCAAAAGCCGCGGCTAAGCAAGGGCTAAAAAAGGCAAAAGCCCTCGCCAATATGGGTATGGTTCAAGGTATGTTAGCACCTCAGGAGCGCCCAGATCTCCATACGCTGCGTAGAATCGGATTTTCAGGGACTGATGCAGAAGTTTTGAGTAAAGCCGCTAAACAAGCTCCTGCGGTCCTTAGAGCATGTTGCAGCGCCTCCAGTATGTGGACCGCGAATGCAGCAACGGTATCGCCAAGCGCCGATACCCATGACGGAAAAATACATTTCACCCCAGCGAATCTCGTCGATAAGCTGCATCGCAGTATTGAACCAACAACCACTGGCAACATTCTGGCAGCGACCTTTAATAACTCCCGCTACTTCAGTCATCACCAACATTTGCCAGAACATGCTAGTTTTGGTGACGAGGGAGCGGCCAATCACACTCGACTTTGCAGCGAGTATGGGCACGCCGGACTCGAGCTATTTGTGTACGGCCAAGAAGCCACTAATCCTTCGGCCCCAAAACCGAAGAAATATCCAGCTCGTCAAACATTAGAGGCATCACAAGCAATTGCTCGCCTGCACCAACTCGATGACGAAAGCAGTGTATTTATCCAGCAAAACCCAGATGTGATAGATCAAGGCGTGTTTCATAACGATGTCATTGCCGTGGGAAATCAAAATGTGCTCTTTTACCACGAGCAAGCTTTTATAAATACCCAAGAGAAGTTTGCCGAGATCCAGCGTAAGTTCAATGGCCAAACGCTTCACTTTATTGAAGTCCCAACCGCTAAAGTCGGTATTCAGGATGCGGTAAAGAGCTACCTTTTTAATACCCAGATCATTACTCTGCCTAATGGCGAGATGGCGATAATCGCGCCAACCAACTGCCAAGAAAATGAAGCAGTGTTTGCTTACTTAAATGAGGTAGTCACACTTGGCACACCAATTAAACACGTACACTACTTCGATGTAAAACAGAGCATGCAAAATGGCGGCGGCCCCGCTTGCCTGCGTTTACGGGTGGCCATGAATGAGATGGAAGTCGCAGCAGTTAACCAACATACACTCATGAACGATGCGCTGTTTGAACGTTTGAACCTTTGGGTAGAGAAGCATTATCGTGACAAACTCGCCGTAGATGATTTAGCCGATCCTCAGCTGATTATCGAGTCCCGCACCGCGCTTGATGAACTAACACAGATAATGAAGCTAGGCAGTGTTTATCAGTTCCAGAAATAA
- a CDS encoding Ig-like domain-containing protein — protein MAGDGSDSGAGGISVTLQINNTQISVAEPATLAATVKDSTGAPVSTLVSFSLNDDSYGTFAPGTGQVATNASGVASIQLNTAAINTGATVTATTSSGESASVNVTMVGDGGEAGGGAQVSLVLTDVSGNPIQSISTLVPGKLTATVTGITKATIVTFASSIGDLPIKTAVTDSSGKATVDIYAGSSLGAGEVTATLSTNEVGKTIVVVGATNVVMGSGSPFVKGAAEISTDNLSAGGTATISVLIQDDQGNPFTQPVDVNFSSTCATKNPAQAEISSPVSSSNGIATSTYRAQGCVGEDQINVTANAGGISLSATGTINVLQADIGSIVFVSATPENISILGTGGVESSVVKFKVLDKNSNPVANQNVLFSLNTQAGGVGLSPSQATTDNAGIVQTVVTTGTVATSLRVTATVDDGSIPAIASQSSQLIVSTGIPDQDSFSLSAEVLNAEGWEVENTEVVVTARMADAFNNPVPDGTTVSFTTEGGAIEDACQTVKGACSVKWISQLPRPEGETIISGAGEMVREPNAALVYYPTLDVYGNVYGQKYGGRATITATAIGEESFPDLNGNGRFDASEMNEFTNGTDVTGQSFDLTDAYNDYNEDGLFNPQQAGGQNGGSLEELIDFNSNGVFDAKDGKYNGVLCATGSTPPEFVDNSANCGADGSKSLYVRRSLVLVMSGSTAFGTSPANILIDDKDGEHYGGSINIIGKGAASVSFTISDLHNQQMPAGSTVRFKASAGSVVSAAEYTWPSSNYNGGREFTVTLKGEDEPNTGVFIVEVETPAGTLSQVVSIGISIL, from the coding sequence ATGGCTGGTGATGGTTCGGACAGTGGCGCTGGAGGAATTTCTGTTACTCTTCAGATCAATAACACACAAATCTCAGTTGCAGAACCTGCAACACTGGCTGCAACGGTTAAAGATTCAACAGGTGCTCCCGTTAGTACGTTAGTTTCATTCTCTCTTAACGATGACTCTTATGGAACATTTGCACCTGGTACAGGTCAAGTTGCTACTAATGCTAGCGGTGTAGCAAGTATTCAATTAAATACAGCGGCAATAAACACTGGCGCCACAGTTACTGCCACAACCTCTTCTGGAGAGAGTGCATCGGTTAATGTGACTATGGTCGGTGATGGTGGTGAGGCTGGAGGCGGTGCACAGGTTTCCTTGGTATTGACAGATGTTTCTGGTAATCCAATTCAATCTATTAGTACCTTAGTGCCCGGTAAATTAACGGCAACGGTTACGGGCATAACGAAAGCAACGATTGTTACCTTTGCTAGCTCAATAGGCGACCTACCGATTAAAACGGCAGTAACAGATTCTTCTGGTAAGGCTACGGTTGATATATACGCTGGAAGCTCTTTAGGTGCAGGAGAGGTCACTGCAACCTTGTCTACTAATGAAGTAGGCAAGACCATTGTGGTTGTTGGTGCGACTAACGTGGTGATGGGGAGTGGTTCTCCTTTTGTTAAGGGCGCCGCCGAAATAAGCACGGATAATTTATCGGCAGGTGGTACCGCAACGATTTCAGTTTTGATTCAAGATGATCAAGGTAACCCTTTTACTCAACCTGTCGATGTTAATTTCTCTTCTACGTGTGCGACTAAAAATCCAGCACAAGCCGAAATTAGCTCACCTGTCTCTTCGAGTAATGGAATCGCGACTTCTACATATCGCGCGCAAGGTTGTGTGGGAGAAGATCAGATTAATGTGACCGCTAATGCTGGCGGCATTAGTCTGTCAGCAACAGGTACGATCAATGTGCTTCAGGCTGATATTGGCAGTATTGTATTTGTGTCGGCGACTCCTGAAAATATCAGTATTTTAGGTACCGGCGGCGTTGAGTCATCAGTCGTTAAGTTTAAAGTACTCGATAAAAACAGTAATCCTGTTGCCAATCAAAATGTTTTATTCTCACTTAATACGCAAGCGGGTGGCGTAGGGTTATCTCCTAGTCAGGCGACAACGGATAATGCTGGTATTGTCCAAACGGTTGTGACTACAGGTACTGTAGCGACATCACTTCGTGTCACGGCCACGGTTGATGATGGTTCAATTCCCGCTATTGCAAGTCAATCGAGTCAACTTATTGTTTCAACAGGGATACCTGATCAAGACAGTTTCTCACTGTCTGCAGAAGTGTTAAATGCTGAAGGTTGGGAGGTTGAAAATACTGAAGTTGTTGTGACGGCGCGTATGGCGGATGCCTTTAACAACCCTGTACCTGATGGAACCACAGTTTCTTTCACTACAGAGGGTGGTGCCATCGAAGATGCTTGCCAAACAGTCAAAGGAGCCTGCTCTGTAAAATGGATCAGTCAGCTACCGCGTCCAGAGGGAGAGACTATTATCTCTGGTGCGGGTGAGATGGTACGTGAACCTAATGCTGCGCTTGTTTATTATCCAACATTAGATGTATACGGTAATGTCTATGGTCAGAAATATGGTGGTCGCGCCACCATTACCGCGACAGCGATAGGTGAAGAGTCATTCCCGGACCTTAATGGTAATGGCCGTTTCGATGCCAGTGAAATGAACGAATTCACTAATGGCACAGATGTTACAGGTCAATCATTTGATTTAACTGATGCCTATAACGATTACAATGAAGATGGTCTGTTTAATCCTCAGCAAGCAGGTGGTCAGAATGGCGGTTCACTAGAGGAACTTATCGATTTTAATTCAAATGGCGTCTTCGACGCCAAAGATGGCAAATATAATGGTGTTCTGTGCGCAACAGGTAGTACTCCACCAGAATTTGTTGATAACTCCGCAAATTGTGGTGCGGATGGTTCCAAGTCACTCTATGTCCGTCGTAGCCTAGTGTTGGTAATGTCGGGTAGCACAGCTTTTGGCACATCTCCAGCCAATATCCTTATTGATGATAAAGATGGCGAACATTATGGTGGCAGTATCAATATTATTGGTAAAGGAGCAGCTTCTGTATCCTTCACCATTTCTGATCTCCATAATCAGCAGATGCCTGCTGGATCGACGGTAAGATTTAAGGCGAGTGCTGGATCGGTTGTTAGCGCTGCAGAATATACTTGGCCGAGTTCTAATTATAATGGTGGTAGAGAGTTTACCGTGACGCTAAAAGGTGAGGATGAGCCTAATACTGGGGTATTCATCGTTGAAGTTGAAACGCCAGCTGGCACATTATCGCAGGTTGTTTCGATTGGAATTAGTATTTTATAG